ATATTTTGGTAGCCGAGGAGCTCGCCGAGCTTTTGCGAGGCGAGGACACCACCGGCCGGCCCAGAAGTGAGCAAATTGGCAGCCTGGAATGCGGCTTCAGATGCTGGAAGAACCCCGCCGCCAGATTCCATGATCGAGATTGGGCCTTCGAAACCGAGGCCTCGGATAGCGTTTTCGAGCCCGTTTACATATCTGTGAATCACGGGGCCCAGGTAGGCGTTGATCGCGGTCGTCGACGTTCTCTCGTACTCGCCGATGATTGGCACGAGTAGCGATGACGCCGTCACAAACAGTCCAGGCGCTTCCTCCTTGATAAGCTCGATCAGCCTTTGTTCGTGAGCCGGATTGCGGAACGACCAGAGTAGGCTGATCGCGATCGCCTCCACTCCTTCTTTCAAGAGCGCGCGAATCGCGGCGCGGGCATCCTCCTCGTCAAGGCGGACGATAACCTTCCCCTTGTAGTCGACGCGCTCGATGACACCCCTGATCAGCTCCGGAGGAACGATTTGGGTCGGGACGCGTCGCTTGGAGAAATGAGAGATTTCGTGGATAGGCAGCCCGATCCACCCCGCCATCGCGCGCTGGATGCGCAATGTGTCCTCGAAGCCGCGCGTCGTCAGCAATCCAGTTCGAGCGCCTTTGCGCTCGATGAAGGCGTTGGTGGCCGCCGTGGTGCCATGAGAGAAGTAACGCAGCTGTTCGATCAATGCCTGAGACGAAATCCCTTTGGCTTTGGCTGCCAGCTCAAGAGCATCGATCACACCGCGCGTACGATCGTCGGGCGTCGTGAGTGCTTTGAAGATTTCGGCCTGACCATCGTCTGAGAGCAGGACGAGGTCAGTAAATGTACCTCCGATATCTGTTCCGATATATGCCACTCGACTCGTCTCCGCGCTTGCGTTCGATCAAGCCTGCGGACGAACAACATCGGGCAATACCAAACGGCGCGCCGGTCACGTGACCGTCGACATCCATCCCTGGTGTTTCCCTGTCCCCCGCCAGCACGGCGTGATCCGGCCCTATCCGAGCCGCACGCGATCCCTATATGGCAAAATCGGTCCTATGTATAGGACCGTTTTGGCGGAGTGGTCACTTTTTTTCGGACCGCCGATTCTTGGTGGGTGTGGGACACTTCTCATCCGGATTGAACTCGGTGTGGATTTCCACAAAGTCGCCGCGGAATGTCCCCATCGACTCGTAGAGGAGGACACCAGACTTCGAAAGAATCGAACGCGTGACGATCATCACTGGAGCATGGGACGACAGCCCGAGCAGAGATGCGACTTCTGCCTCGGCGATTCCCGCGCGCACCGTTTGTTCGGTGTCGCCTATCTCGCCCTTTAAATGAGTGTCGATCAACCTGAGCGGAACAGGCAAGTTGAACGCATCGCGTCCAATTTTTTGAAAGAGGTTTTCTTCGACGTAGGTAGCGCCGATTCCGTAGGGAATATGGTGTCTCAGCAGTAGCCGACGCATGAAGTGGTAATCTTGAGCAACTTTGCCTTTCCCATGGAATGGCGACGGGGGATGTTCGGCGCGACGATCGATCAGCGAGACAATTTCAATGTCAGGCGTTGTTCCGACCAGCTTTTCCCACGTGAGCGGTATCCGATACCAAATCGGAGAGTCCGGGCGCTTTAGGACGTAGGTTCCGCTGCCTGGATAGGAGCCTATGAGCCCCTCCTCTTGCAGAAGGCCAATCGCATGGCGGACCGTAACTCGGGCGACGTCCAACTCGTCGACCAACTGACGCAACGTCGGAATGCGCTTCCCGACTGCCCACTCACCATTCTCAATCCGCCGGCGAAACACAGTTAGGAGCTGCGCGTAGAGCGGCAAACCCCCGTGAGTACGCAGCAATGTGGTTGACCAATCGAAAGTTTTTTCGTTCCGTCCGGACGCAGCCTTCCGCTTCGGCATTTCGACCAATTCTTTTACTTGAGCAATTTCGGGCAAATTCCCTGAAACAAAATGCACTTTCAGATGAAAAGCGCAACTCCGCGCTCGGCGGATGCTGCTCCACCGGTCGAAGTCGAACGGGAATTACTGACGCCGGTTTCGACGCAATTTTGGGAGCAGATTGATGCAATGCCGAAGAATAATTCAGCGGTCGGTTGACCGGAGCTGCGACCACCTTGGAAGCCGCGAATTCAGGCGACGCTAATCGGCAATTCCGGCTTCCCTGAATAAGGAGACGTAATCAATCTTCAGGAAGCCCGCGAAATTGCGAACCAGCAGGGCGTGAAGACCCCACATGTGAAGCTGAACGACATCGCGCCGCTCCAGTGCGTCGCGCTCTTCATCTGATAATCCGAAATCCACCTGCACAGCGCGCGGATCGGCGGCAAACTTCTGTCTGAGATCCGCGTCCTTGTCGTAGTGATAGAGAAACTTTTCGACCCCACGACGCCGACTCATTGCCCCAACTCCACCAGCCCGATGCCCGTCTTCCAGGCCGCCACAGGCTCGTAAGCAATTCGTCTCGCCATACGGTTGCCGGCCGCCGCAGATGCGGCCAACCAATTCCGAATCTCAGCTGCGCCGTTGCCGGCGTCGGAAATCACACGGTCCGATTCCATGCTCGCAATGGCTTCGAGATTGCCAGCCTCGAAGAGCTCAAGGAATGACCTATCGAAGTCCTCATTGATCAATCCGGACTTTGGCAGCCCTATCCAATGGCTCAGACCACCCGTTCCAACCAAGGCGACTCTTTGCGCGCTTTCTTGATCCCGCAGGACCTTACCGAGCTGCACGCCGAACGAGTGGCATCTCGCGTGTGTCGGGAGGGGCGGGACTGTACAGTTAATGTAGATCGGCAGAATTGGAATTTCCGTGTCATCCATAAGAAAGCTCAGCGGACACGCGAAAGCATGGTCTATCCGCATTTCGGCCATGAGACATACGTCGAAACCGCCTTCTATCATTCCTTCTCCGACGCGGTCGCCGAATTCGCCGATCCCTTTATAGGTTGTTTTCCTCGAGCCTGCCTCACCCCACGTCGGAAATGCCTCGCCGGTCCCTAGCGCGAACGTTGGAACGCCTTCATATGAGAAGGTCATCATGTGATCGGTGCCGATGATCACGAGAATATCCGGCTTCGCTTGTTTAAGAGTGGCCTTCAGGTAATCGAAGCCTGCAAAAATGCGCTTCGCTTGTTCACCCTCAGGGTCTCTGAGCATTGCAGCGGTGTGCGCGGTGCAGGCGCTCCATACGAGCTTTCCCATTGTTGCGTTTCTCCCTCGTCAACCATTGCCCTAGCCGCCCCCGTCGGCCGCCCTTCGGGGTATCTACCAAACGAAAACTCGAGGGTAAAGTAAAGATATAGAAGTCTATCCTTTTGTCACTTATCATGGACCATCGTGGAAATTGGTGGGACCGACAACCGGAACGGTGCCTGCGGAGATAGTGGAATTCCACCGCACTACGAGCGCTCCAGCTCAACTCCATGCGCATTATTGATGCATCTGATATTCCAGCGATTAACGATATTCTTTCGAGCGCCGAAACGGAGTCAGCTGTCTCCGAGGCGACAGACGTCACATCCTCGGCTTTAGACCTTTCCTGCTTTGCGTATCTGTCGCTTCCGCACAAGCCGAACGGCAAACCACATCTGATCTCAACATACCCAGTGAGGTGGACCACGCACTACATGCAAAATCACTATCATCGAATCAATCCGGTTGACCGTTGGGAAACAGGGAAAATGGGATCGCGTGGTCCTCGCGGCGCAGCGCGCCATTGCCGCTCGCGGTCCTTCCGTGCTCGGTCCCAGTTCGTACAGACGCCCCCCAACACTCTGTCCTGAGCAGCAGAAAGCGGGCAGTGAGATTCCCCGCCGACAGCTGGGCTGCTCTCGTAGGCTGTCGAATGGATCGGCGAAAAGACCGAAGAACGATAATATGATAGATGCCTTAGACGAGAGCTCACGCAAGCTTTGCGAGTGTCATCAGTTCGGCGGAAGCGGAGTCGAAGACGTAGTCCCAGTCCCCTGCGGCTCGGGGTCGGAAAAGGCGAAGCGATGGATACCAAGGGCTTTCGACGCGATCGAGCAACCACAGCCAGTGGGCTACGTGTCCGAGTAGGACCCAGACTCGTTTACCCATTGCACCGGCGAGATGTGCCACAGCACTATCGGTCATGATGACCAGGTCGAGCGCAGCGATGGCTGCAGCGGTGTCGGCGAAATCATCGATGTGGGGTGCGAGATCAATGATTGGGCCACCGTGCGGAAGGGCACGAAGCTCTTGCTCGGGCGGCCCCTTCTGCAAACTGTAGAGCTGGATTCCTGGTAGCGCGAACGCCTGTAGGAAACGCCGTAGTGGTTGAGCGCGCTCTGAGTTACGCTGGAACGTAACGCTCCCTGACCATACGATTCCGACCTTGACCTTCCCAACTGTCGGCTGAAAGATTGTTTCGAATTTCGCTCTCCGATCACTAGGCGCCTGGAAATAGGGAGTGGCAGGTATCGAGGCGAATTCATGCGTGAACAGCCCCGGCAGACTGCAAAGATAACAATAAAAATCTGCCTCCGGGAGCGGATGATCGCGCGGGATCAGCCGATCCACCGCTCCTAGGCCCTCGATTAGCGGAATGAGTTCGCTTTGGCATTCCATCACGAGCTCTCCGCCCAGCGCCTTGACTTTGGGCAGATAGCGAGCCGCCCAAATAGCATCGCCGAAGCCCTGCTTGACCACCAGGACGAGCCGTTTTCCTGCATAGGGCTCGCCGGCCCAAGGCTTCCCCGGCAGCTTCTTTGCTGGCAGTTGTCCAGTGAAACGGCGCATCTCATAATCTGGCCAAGCCTGCCGGTAATTGCCGAGATGGAGATAGCTGCAGCCGCGATCCCACTTTGCCGTCGATCGGTCAGGATCAAGCTGGATTGCCCTAGTGAAGGCTCCGATGGCCTCACCATGCTGGCCAGCTTCCGCTAGCGAAGCACCGAGATTATGCCAGAGCAGCGGATCATCCGTCTTCGCGAGCGCGATGGCGCGCCGATGAGCCATGATAGCACTCTTGAGGTGCCTTAAACGAGTGAGGCTATTGCCTAGGTTAGTCCAAATGCCAGCAGAAGTCGGGTCACACGCAATTGCATCACGATAGCAGCACACCGCATCGAACTGCCGATTCATCGCGGCGTACATCACGCCCCGTGCATTACGCAGTTCGGGATTCGTAGGATCGCGCGCAATCGCAGTACGCAATACGGATTCGGCCTCGTCGAACCTACCGGCATCATGCAGCGCGCTCGCCTGACGAAACGCTTCTGGCGTACTCGGAACAGCTTTCGTTGCAGCGCCGGTCAGCACGTCGGCGAGGCTAAAATCCTCAACCAGCACAGATCTTCACCAAGTCGTTTCCAATTCCTGCAAAGTCATAAACATAGGCGTGTGAAAAACTTCCTCGATGAACAGTGCTTGGCATCGCTTACGTCGTCTGACGCCATTTCGTTCATTCTAGTTCCTCACTCTCCTTCACAATTAGGAATGCCAAGCCGACGCAATTGCGCCTTGCAACGTCGTCTCGTTTGGCATCTGAGACGCGGCAGCCGGATCGAACCCAGGGTTGTTCGACTTGTACGTCGCCATCGCTTGTACAAGCTGAGCGACCTGAGAATCTAACTTCATGCCGCCGGCCGTGATTTCGTTCAGTTGGCTGCTCGGATTGCTGAACCAGCTACTTACGGTGACCGAGCTGTTAGTGCCCACCAAGTCTATCTGTAGATCATTTCCTGATCTCATAAACCAAAGATCATCGTCGGTAACTCCGGAGCCGAAATCAAGCTCGCTCGAAGATCCGGAGCCTCCCGCTATCTGAATCGTCGCGTTTCCATCACCTCTTGAGTAATCAAAGTATTCGGTGCCTCCTCCTTGCGAAGCTTGATCGATCATCACTGTGGAGCCGGTCCCTGCTACAAGGGTAAATCAAACGAGCGCGATCGCCGTCCCACTCAGAACGAACTGAATCGGTTAATCGAATACGCAGAAACTAATCCCCAACAATTCATCCCGCTCGAAAGAATTATTCGCTTTGCAGTAGCGACCGCAATGCGCCAGGCTGAGATCTGCCGGATAGAATGGTCTGATGTCGATATGTCGAAGCGAACGGTCACTATCCGCGATCGCAAGGACCCGCGACGAAAAGAAGGAAACCATCAGATAGTCCCCTCCTCAATTCCACGGGCTACGACGCATGGCAGATCCTTCTCGAGCAACGTATTGTTACGCGCGGCATCGGGCGCGTGTTCCCTTACCACTCGAAATCCGTTGGAGCTGCTTTCCGTCGATCGCGCAATGCTATTGATCTCGACGATTTGTGTTTTCACGATTTGCGCCATGAAGGCACAAGTCGCCTCTTTGAAGCGGGTTTCTCGATACAGCAGGTTGCCATGGTGACGGGCCACAAGGATTGGCGGATGTTACGGTGCTATACGAACCTAAAGCCCGAAGATCTGCACAAAATGCAGACCACTGCACAGCCTTCGCTGGAGCAATTCCTCGCAACACTGGTTGCGAACTAGAACAACAGGGAAACGATCTTCGGGAGCGGGGAACCCAATCAAGAAGAACAGGGAATATATTTCGAGCAGCGTCATGGGTTCGAGGCGAG
This genomic interval from Bradyrhizobium sp. NP1 contains the following:
- a CDS encoding autoinducer binding domain-containing protein; this encodes MRIIDASDIPAINDILSSAETESAVSEATDVTSSALDLSCFAYLSLPHKPNGKPHLISTYPVRWTTHYMQNHYHRINPVDRWETGKMGSRGPRGAARHCRSRSFRARSQFVQTPPNTLS
- a CDS encoding tyrosine-type recombinase/integrase; its protein translation is MIDHHCGAGPCYKGKSNERDRRPTQNELNRLIEYAETNPQQFIPLERIIRFAVATAMRQAEICRIEWSDVDMSKRTVTIRDRKDPRRKEGNHQIVPSSIPRATTHGRSFSSNVLLRAASGACSLTTRNPLELLSVDRAMLLISTICVFTICAMKAQVASLKRVSRYSRLPW
- a CDS encoding tetratricopeptide repeat protein, with translation MLVEDFSLADVLTGAATKAVPSTPEAFRQASALHDAGRFDEAESVLRTAIARDPTNPELRNARGVMYAAMNRQFDAVCCYRDAIACDPTSAGIWTNLGNSLTRLRHLKSAIMAHRRAIALAKTDDPLLWHNLGASLAEAGQHGEAIGAFTRAIQLDPDRSTAKWDRGCSYLHLGNYRQAWPDYEMRRFTGQLPAKKLPGKPWAGEPYAGKRLVLVVKQGFGDAIWAARYLPKVKALGGELVMECQSELIPLIEGLGAVDRLIPRDHPLPEADFYCYLCSLPGLFTHEFASIPATPYFQAPSDRRAKFETIFQPTVGKVKVGIVWSGSVTFQRNSERAQPLRRFLQAFALPGIQLYSLQKGPPEQELRALPHGGPIIDLAPHIDDFADTAAAIAALDLVIMTDSAVAHLAGAMGKRVWVLLGHVAHWLWLLDRVESPWYPSLRLFRPRAAGDWDYVFDSASAELMTLAKLA
- a CDS encoding GntR family transcriptional regulator, with the translated sequence MPKRKAASGRNEKTFDWSTTLLRTHGGLPLYAQLLTVFRRRIENGEWAVGKRIPTLRQLVDELDVARVTVRHAIGLLQEEGLIGSYPGSGTYVLKRPDSPIWYRIPLTWEKLVGTTPDIEIVSLIDRRAEHPPSPFHGKGKVAQDYHFMRRLLLRHHIPYGIGATYVEENLFQKIGRDAFNLPVPLRLIDTHLKGEIGDTEQTVRAGIAEAEVASLLGLSSHAPVMIVTRSILSKSGVLLYESMGTFRGDFVEIHTEFNPDEKCPTPTKNRRSEKK
- a CDS encoding tyrosine-type recombinase/integrase encodes the protein MDLDDLCFHDLRHEGTSRLFEAGFSIQQVAMVTGHKDWRMLRCYTNLKPEDLHKMQTTAQPSLEQFLATLVAN